A part of Biomphalaria glabrata chromosome 3, xgBioGlab47.1, whole genome shotgun sequence genomic DNA contains:
- the LOC106080245 gene encoding EF-hand calcium-binding domain-containing protein 11-like isoform X2 — protein MMRMNSFLISKYNNTDTVRKLNTKERNLIKKAFHHANEGGKGYLLPFDIKVASMFLFGHKLCKDEVNQMLLKHGTLLPLDQKGLTLAQFEEAMIPKFAALEEDDEIRSTFKAFDKNCRGFLKLEDVKSAFQQVCPHFPEHNIELAFKAPLIIP, from the exons ATGATGAGAATGAATAGTTTTCTAATATCAAAATATAACAACACAGACACAGTTAGAAAGTTAAATACAAAAGAGAGAAACTTGATTAAAAAG GCTTTTCATCATGCCAATGAAGGAGGCAAAGGTTACTTATTACCTTTTGACATAAAGGTTGCCTCAATGTTTCTGTTTGGTCACAAGCTGTGCAAG GATGAAGTAAACCAGATGTTGCTCAAACATGGGACTTTACTGCCGTTGGATCAGAAAG GATTAACACTAGCTCAGTTTGAGGAAGCCATGATACCAAAGTTTGCTGCCTTGGAAGAAGATGATGAAATCAGAAGTACTtttaaggcttttgacaaaaaTT GCAGAGGATTCTTAAAGCTTGAAGATGTTAAAAGTGCATTTCAGCAAGTGTGTCCACATTTTCCAGAGCATAATATAGAATTAGCATTTAA GGCCCCACTCATCATCCCCTAA
- the LOC106080245 gene encoding EF-hand calcium-binding domain-containing protein 11-like isoform X1, translating to MMRMNSFLISKYNNTDTVRKLNTKERNLIKKAFHHANEGGKGYLLPFDIKVASMFLFGHKLCKDEVNQMLLKHGTLLPLDQKGLTLAQFEEAMIPKFAALEEDDEIRSTFKAFDKNCRGFLKLEDVKSAFQQVCPHFPEHNIELAFKEIDRDGDGRISYKDFDFMMKFNNLM from the exons ATGATGAGAATGAATAGTTTTCTAATATCAAAATATAACAACACAGACACAGTTAGAAAGTTAAATACAAAAGAGAGAAACTTGATTAAAAAG GCTTTTCATCATGCCAATGAAGGAGGCAAAGGTTACTTATTACCTTTTGACATAAAGGTTGCCTCAATGTTTCTGTTTGGTCACAAGCTGTGCAAG GATGAAGTAAACCAGATGTTGCTCAAACATGGGACTTTACTGCCGTTGGATCAGAAAG GATTAACACTAGCTCAGTTTGAGGAAGCCATGATACCAAAGTTTGCTGCCTTGGAAGAAGATGATGAAATCAGAAGTACTtttaaggcttttgacaaaaaTT GCAGAGGATTCTTAAAGCTTGAAGATGTTAAAAGTGCATTTCAGCAAGTGTGTCCACATTTTCCAGAGCATAATATAGAATTAGCATTTAA GGAGATTGACAGAGATGGGGATGGAAGGATCAGCTACAAAGATTTTGATTTCATGATGAAGTTCAACAACTTGATGTGA
- the LOC106080245 gene encoding EF-hand calcium-binding domain-containing protein 11-like isoform X3, with protein MFLFGHKLCKDEVNQMLLKHGTLLPLDQKGLTLAQFEEAMIPKFAALEEDDEIRSTFKAFDKNCRGFLKLEDVKSAFQQVCPHFPEHNIELAFKEIDRDGDGRISYKDFDFMMKFNNLM; from the exons ATGTTTCTGTTTGGTCACAAGCTGTGCAAG GATGAAGTAAACCAGATGTTGCTCAAACATGGGACTTTACTGCCGTTGGATCAGAAAG GATTAACACTAGCTCAGTTTGAGGAAGCCATGATACCAAAGTTTGCTGCCTTGGAAGAAGATGATGAAATCAGAAGTACTtttaaggcttttgacaaaaaTT GCAGAGGATTCTTAAAGCTTGAAGATGTTAAAAGTGCATTTCAGCAAGTGTGTCCACATTTTCCAGAGCATAATATAGAATTAGCATTTAA GGAGATTGACAGAGATGGGGATGGAAGGATCAGCTACAAAGATTTTGATTTCATGATGAAGTTCAACAACTTGATGTGA